ACTTCTATATAACGTTTTCATGCGCGATTTCCGCAAACAGAAAAAGCGGATGACGCTGACGATCCTGGCCATCGCCTGGGGATCGATATCGATCATGCTCCTGCTGGCTTTCGGTGAAGGGCTTAAGAGTCAGATGCTGAATAACCAGCGCGGCCTTGGAGAAGGGATCTCAATAATGTGGGGCGGGCAAACCTCGATTCCATTTCAGGGATTAGGCAAGGGGCGGCCGATCCGTTTTACTTCCGATGATGTCGAGTATCTCCAGCGGCGCATGCCGGAATTGCGCCATGTTGCCGGTGAATATACGGCCTGGGGAACAAATATCAAATACAAAGATAAGATCTTCTCCGAACGTGTGACGGGTGTCTATCCCTGCTATGAAGACATCCGCACCCATTATCCGATGTCGGGCGGGCGATTTATCAATAATCTTGACATGGAGCAGAAACGGCGAGTGGTTTTTCTGGGCGATGAATTGAAAACAAAACTGTTCGGCGCCGAAGATGCTGTCGGGAAGCAGGTGCTGATAAATTCCATTCCCTTCATGGTAATCGGAGTGATGCAAAAGAAGAACCAGATGTCCATGTATAACGGCCCGGATGCGGCTTGCGCCAGCATCCCGGCGACCACTTTTGCGGCCATTTATGGCTATCAATATTTCAGTCTCATGATATACCAGCCGAAAGACATCTCCACTTCTGCGGCGGTTGAAACCCGCGTTTACGAGGTGATGGGAGCCAAACATAAATTCGACCCGAAAGATGAACGGGCTCTTTCAATCTGGGATGTGGCCCAGGAGGCGCGTGAGTTCAGTAACATCATGATGGGAATCCAGATATTCCTGGGATTAATCGGCGGGATGTCGCTTCTTATCGCCGGAGTCGGTGTCGCCAATATCATGTATGTCTCGATTAAAGAACGGACACGCGAAATCGGCATCAAGATGGCTGTCGGCGCCAAGCGAAAGTACATTCTGATTCAGTTTCTGGTGGAATCGCTTTCCATCACGGCGGTCGGCGGCTTCTTCGGCATGTCGCTCAGTTACATACTGACCGAAGCATTCAAAAGAATACCGATTCAGAGCGACGTCCTCGATTTCATGGGCCGACCCACCGTCTCGGCGGAAATCGGTCTCATCGTCGTTGCCGTGCTCGGCGTCATCGGATTCGTCTCGGGGATTTTTCCGGCGGCCAAGGCGGCCTCGGTCAATCCGGTGGAATCGCTCCGCTATGAATAGAAAATCAGATGACGAGGTTCAATTTATGATACAAATGAAACTGCTGCGAAAGAAATATATAACCGGCAAGGTGGAATTCGAGGCGCTTAAGGGTATCGATCTCACCGTGGAGCGCAATGAATTTGTGTCC
This genomic interval from Candidatus Zixiibacteriota bacterium contains the following:
- a CDS encoding ABC transporter permease, producing the protein MNPKLLYNVFMRDFRKQKKRMTLTILAIAWGSISIMLLLAFGEGLKSQMLNNQRGLGEGISIMWGGQTSIPFQGLGKGRPIRFTSDDVEYLQRRMPELRHVAGEYTAWGTNIKYKDKIFSERVTGVYPCYEDIRTHYPMSGGRFINNLDMEQKRRVVFLGDELKTKLFGAEDAVGKQVLINSIPFMVIGVMQKKNQMSMYNGPDAACASIPATTFAAIYGYQYFSLMIYQPKDISTSAAVETRVYEVMGAKHKFDPKDERALSIWDVAQEAREFSNIMMGIQIFLGLIGGMSLLIAGVGVANIMYVSIKERTREIGIKMAVGAKRKYILIQFLVESLSITAVGGFFGMSLSYILTEAFKRIPIQSDVLDFMGRPTVSAEIGLIVVAVLGVIGFVSGIFPAAKAASVNPVESLRYE